The sequence CGGCTACCGCTGCTCGAGCGGATTCTCCCAGCGCAGGGCCTTGAACCTGGCAAAGTCGCCATCCGTGCTGCACAGCACCAGGCCGTGACTCACGGCGATGGCGGCGAGATGGGCGTCCGCGACCAGCTTCGACGATCCGGCGGTTCCGGTGAGAAAGGAATCGAGCAGCTCACGGTGCCGGTCGGTCGGCTCCGGTATCCACACGTTCGGCAGATCGAGCCACGTCGTGACTTGTCGCCAGGCGTCCGTCATCGGCAGCGGTCGAGGGAAAATTCTGGGATTCGTACTGATCCGAAGAAACGCGAGCATCGTCGGCCACGGCAGCCCGAAGCGCATTGGGGCGTTCAGCCGTCCATCGAGCCACTCGCGCGC is a genomic window of Deltaproteobacteria bacterium containing:
- a CDS encoding VapC toxin family PIN domain ribonuclease produces the protein AREWLDGRLNAPMRFGLPWPTMLAFLRISTNPRIFPRPLPMTDAWRQVTTWLDLPNVWIPEPTDRHRELLDSFLTGTAGSSKLVADAHLAAIAVSHGLVLCSTDGDFARFKALRWENPLEQR